In Streptomyces sp. NBC_01408, one DNA window encodes the following:
- a CDS encoding Na+/H+ antiporter, giving the protein MDQLALLFVLLLGAVVTVPLGDRLGLPAPVLMTLGGVGLALVPAVPNVDIPPEYILPLVLPPLLYASVQRTSWRQFAANVRPILLLAVALVFVTTAAVAAVAHAVVPGLPIAAAVALGALVAPPDPVAATAVAGSLGLPRRMVSILEGEGLFNDVTAIVLYHVAIAAAVTGGFSWPDALGEFVLSAVVALAVGLALGWAANRLMGMLGDATLQIGLTLLVPFVSYVVAEELQGSGVLAVLTTALFLAEYANDADDVLGRLAGHTFWEVVDTLVTGVAFGLIGLELHNVFGTAQGRAGEMAGWAAAVTGVVVGVRLVWLLPAGWLAKKLHKRRDYDEEIPLSWRESVVMWWAGMRGVASVALALAIPFRTDSGEPFPARDQIVFIAFAVIMVTLVLQGLTLPWLVRRLGVEADTDAARETERQLAIRAAKAAKRRLREIQEVEDLPEDLVETLYRRAYDVGARISPDMVDEERREAYTQRVQRIRDVQRIQREMMSAARHEVLSARSEPGADPEIVDRVLRFLDVRSLRSP; this is encoded by the coding sequence GTGGATCAGCTTGCTCTGCTGTTCGTGCTGCTGCTCGGGGCTGTGGTGACCGTTCCGCTCGGGGATCGGCTCGGACTGCCCGCGCCCGTGCTCATGACCCTCGGCGGGGTGGGGCTCGCGCTGGTTCCGGCCGTGCCCAATGTCGACATCCCGCCCGAGTACATCCTTCCGCTGGTCCTGCCCCCGCTGCTGTACGCCTCCGTGCAGCGCACCTCCTGGCGGCAGTTCGCGGCCAACGTCCGGCCGATCCTCCTGCTGGCCGTGGCCCTGGTGTTCGTCACGACCGCCGCCGTCGCCGCAGTCGCGCACGCAGTGGTGCCCGGGCTGCCGATCGCCGCCGCCGTCGCGCTCGGCGCGCTCGTCGCCCCGCCCGACCCGGTCGCCGCGACCGCCGTCGCCGGTTCGCTCGGGCTGCCCCGCCGGATGGTGTCCATCCTGGAGGGCGAGGGGCTCTTCAACGACGTCACCGCCATCGTGCTCTACCACGTGGCGATCGCAGCGGCCGTCACCGGCGGCTTCTCCTGGCCCGACGCGCTCGGGGAGTTCGTCCTGTCCGCGGTCGTCGCCTTGGCCGTCGGACTCGCCCTCGGCTGGGCCGCGAACCGGCTGATGGGCATGCTCGGCGACGCCACGCTCCAGATCGGGCTGACGCTGCTGGTGCCGTTCGTGTCGTACGTGGTGGCGGAGGAACTCCAGGGGTCGGGGGTGCTCGCCGTACTGACGACCGCGCTGTTCCTCGCCGAGTACGCGAACGACGCCGACGACGTCCTGGGGCGCCTGGCCGGGCACACCTTCTGGGAGGTCGTCGACACACTGGTCACCGGCGTGGCGTTCGGCCTGATCGGGCTGGAGCTCCACAACGTGTTCGGTACCGCCCAGGGCCGCGCGGGGGAGATGGCCGGCTGGGCGGCGGCCGTGACAGGGGTGGTGGTCGGCGTACGGCTGGTGTGGCTGCTCCCGGCCGGCTGGCTCGCGAAGAAGCTGCACAAGCGGCGCGACTACGACGAGGAGATCCCGCTGAGCTGGCGGGAGAGCGTGGTGATGTGGTGGGCCGGGATGCGCGGGGTGGCCTCGGTGGCGCTGGCCCTGGCCATCCCCTTCCGTACGGACAGCGGTGAGCCCTTCCCCGCGCGGGACCAGATCGTCTTCATCGCCTTCGCCGTGATCATGGTGACGCTGGTGCTGCAGGGGCTGACCCTGCCCTGGCTGGTCCGGCGGCTGGGGGTGGAGGCCGACACGGACGCGGCGCGGGAGACCGAACGGCAGCTGGCGATCCGCGCCGCCAAGGCCGCGAAGCGGCGGCTGCGGGAGATCCAGGAGGTCGAGGACCTGCCGGAGGACCTGGTGGAGACGCTGTACCGGCGCGCGTACGACGTCGGGGCGCGCATCAGCCCCGACATGGTGGACGAGGAGCGGCGGGAGGCGTACACGCAGCGGGTGCAGCGGATCCGGGACGTCCAGCGGATCCAGCGCGAGATGATGTCCGCCGCCCGCCACGAGGTCCTCTCCGCCCGCAGCGAGCCCGGCGCCGACCCGGAGATCGTGGACCGGGTGCTGCGTTTCCTGGACGTCCGCAGCCTGCGGAGTCCGTAG
- a CDS encoding GNAT family N-acetyltransferase, which produces MKSCFAVRTEVFVVEQSVPESIEYDAYDAGAVHVLAVGPDGVPLGTGRLLHGAAALAKTGSEGVGSLGRLAVRKSARGLGVGVALVRAIEAEAARMGLVAVDLGAQTHALGFYERLGYVAYGPEFLDAGIAHRSMRRPLAEARRS; this is translated from the coding sequence CTGAAGTCCTGCTTCGCGGTGCGGACCGAGGTGTTCGTGGTCGAGCAGTCCGTGCCCGAGTCGATCGAGTACGACGCGTACGACGCGGGCGCGGTGCACGTGCTGGCCGTGGGGCCGGACGGGGTGCCGCTGGGCACCGGGCGGCTGCTGCACGGGGCCGCCGCGCTGGCCAAGACCGGGTCCGAGGGCGTCGGCTCGCTGGGCCGGCTGGCCGTACGGAAGTCCGCGCGCGGGCTGGGCGTGGGCGTGGCGCTGGTGCGGGCGATCGAGGCGGAGGCCGCGCGGATGGGCCTCGTCGCGGTGGACCTGGGCGCGCAGACGCATGCGCTCGGCTTCTACGAGCGGCTCGGGTACGTGGCGTACGGGCCGGAGTTCCTTGACGCGGGTATTGCGCACCGCTCGATGAGGCGTCCCCTGGCGGAGGCCCGCCGGTCCTGA
- a CDS encoding SDR family NAD(P)-dependent oxidoreductase, translating into MNTWTDRTVLVTGAEGFIGSTLVDLLVARGARVRAFVHYKPYAEKGHLARYLADSDGPVEMWAGDVRDAGRVSDAVAGCDTVFHLAALIGIPYSYDSPGAYVQTNVTGTQNVAEACRRHGVRRLVHTSTSEVYGTALTAPIAESHPLQPQSPYSASKIGADMMALSFHHAFELPVTVVRPFNTYGPRQSARAVIPTILAQLHAGAAEVRLGSVTPTRDFTYVTDTAAGFLAVAECDRALGQVVNLGTGEEISVGDLARSLIAASGREAELVVDPSRLRPSGSEVQRLLSDNTRARDWAGWQPEVSLTEGLRRTSEWVAANLHLFAPDRYAV; encoded by the coding sequence GTGAACACCTGGACCGACCGCACCGTCCTCGTCACCGGAGCCGAGGGCTTCATCGGCTCGACGCTGGTGGACCTGCTGGTGGCACGGGGGGCGCGGGTGCGCGCCTTCGTGCACTACAAGCCGTACGCCGAGAAGGGCCACCTGGCCCGGTACCTGGCCGACTCGGACGGTCCGGTCGAGATGTGGGCGGGCGACGTCCGCGACGCGGGCCGGGTCAGCGACGCGGTGGCCGGCTGCGACACCGTCTTCCACCTGGCGGCGCTGATCGGCATCCCGTACAGCTACGACTCGCCCGGCGCGTACGTGCAGACCAATGTCACCGGCACGCAGAACGTGGCGGAGGCCTGCCGCCGGCACGGGGTGCGCCGCCTGGTGCACACCTCCACGAGCGAGGTCTACGGGACGGCGCTGACGGCCCCGATCGCCGAGAGCCACCCGCTCCAGCCGCAGTCCCCGTACTCCGCGTCGAAGATCGGCGCGGACATGATGGCGCTCTCCTTCCACCACGCCTTCGAGCTGCCGGTGACGGTGGTGCGGCCCTTCAACACCTACGGCCCCCGCCAGTCGGCGCGCGCGGTGATCCCCACGATCCTGGCGCAGCTCCACGCGGGCGCCGCAGAGGTCCGCCTCGGCTCGGTGACGCCCACGCGGGACTTCACGTACGTGACGGACACGGCGGCGGGCTTCCTCGCGGTGGCGGAGTGCGACCGGGCCCTGGGCCAGGTGGTCAACCTCGGTACGGGCGAGGAGATCTCCGTCGGCGACCTCGCGCGGTCCCTGATCGCGGCCTCGGGCCGGGAGGCGGAGCTGGTCGTGGACCCGTCCCGGCTGCGCCCGTCGGGCAGCGAGGTCCAGCGGCTCCTGTCGGACAACACCCGCGCCCGCGACTGGGCGGGCTGGCAGCCCGAGGTCTCCCTGACGGAGGGCCTGCGCAGGACCTCGGAGTGGGTCGCGGCCAACCTCCACCTCTTCGCCCCGGACCGCTACGCGGTGTAG
- a CDS encoding glycosyltransferase: MTTRDARDTPRAPLSVVIGAGGTGGHIYPGLALAEALRAAVPGAVVSFIGTERGLETELIPGAGYRLHTVDMIPFDPALGAKRYLLPAALLRSAHQARAVLRAQGAHAVVGMGGYPSAPAVLGARLAGLPAVIHESNAVPGRANQFAARLTPHIAVAFDRSRAHLAGGARALTTGMPISAALAGLADLPGAARAALRAEARRALGVPAGRRLVVFNGGSLGALRLTGAAAALAGLWQGRDDVQLLVKTGPAALADTERELAASGGGRIARAVPYLDRMDLVYAAADLVVCRAGSATVAELAATGVPAVLVPYPHAPGDHQTHNARVLSDAGAGLLLPDAETTAERLAELVGPLLADPARLAAMAGAADPGPHARAAELLAAEVLRVAGLVPTPLTPLLERM, translated from the coding sequence ATGACCACACGAGACGCACGAGACACGCCCCGGGCGCCCCTCTCCGTCGTGATCGGCGCGGGCGGCACCGGCGGCCACATCTATCCGGGACTCGCTCTCGCCGAGGCGCTGCGCGCAGCCGTCCCCGGCGCCGTGGTCTCGTTCATCGGGACCGAACGGGGCCTGGAGACCGAGCTGATCCCCGGCGCGGGCTACCGCCTGCACACCGTAGACATGATCCCCTTCGACCCGGCGCTGGGCGCGAAGCGGTACCTGCTGCCCGCCGCGCTGCTGCGCTCGGCGCACCAGGCGCGTGCCGTGCTCCGGGCCCAGGGCGCGCACGCCGTCGTCGGCATGGGCGGCTACCCGAGCGCGCCCGCCGTGCTCGGCGCCCGCCTCGCCGGGCTGCCGGCCGTGATCCACGAGTCCAACGCGGTGCCCGGCCGCGCCAACCAGTTCGCGGCCCGGCTCACCCCGCACATCGCGGTGGCCTTCGACCGCAGCCGCGCCCATCTGGCAGGCGGGGCGCGGGCGCTGACCACCGGGATGCCGATCTCCGCGGCCCTCGCCGGACTCGCGGACCTGCCCGGAGCGGCCCGCGCGGCACTTCGTGCCGAGGCCCGGCGGGCCCTCGGGGTTCCCGCCGGGCGGCGGCTGGTGGTGTTCAACGGCGGCAGCCTGGGCGCCCTGCGCCTGACCGGGGCCGCAGCCGCTCTGGCCGGGCTCTGGCAGGGGCGGGACGACGTACAGCTGCTGGTCAAGACGGGTCCGGCGGCGCTGGCGGACACCGAGCGGGAGCTCGCGGCCTCGGGCGGCGGGCGGATCGCGCGGGCCGTGCCGTACCTGGACCGGATGGACCTGGTGTACGCCGCCGCCGACCTCGTGGTGTGCCGGGCGGGCTCGGCGACGGTCGCGGAACTCGCGGCGACCGGCGTCCCGGCGGTGCTCGTCCCCTACCCGCACGCCCCCGGCGACCACCAGACCCACAACGCCCGGGTCCTGTCCGACGCGGGCGCCGGACTGCTGCTGCCCGACGCCGAGACCACCGCCGAACGCCTCGCGGAGCTCGTCGGCCCCCTGCTGGCCGACCCGGCCCGGCTGGCGGCCATGGCCGGCGCCGCCGACCCCGGCCCGCACGCGCGGGCCGCCGAACTGCTGGCCGCGGAGGTCCTCCGCGTCGCCGGCCTCGTCCCCACCCCCCTCACCCCCCTTCTGGAGCGCATGTGA
- a CDS encoding RluA family pseudouridine synthase, which translates to MSTIPEIRTLPVPDGLEGERVDAAIARMFGFSRTKAADLAAAGKVSVDGSVVGKSERVHGGAWLEVEMPEPPRPVEVVAEPVPGMEIVHDDDDIVVIMKPVGVAAHPSPGWTGTTVIGGLAAAGYRISTSGASERQGIVHRLDVGTSGLMTVAKSERAYTSLKNQFRERVVDKRYHALVQGHPDPMSGTIDAPIGRHPSADYKWAVTQEGKPSVTHYDLIEAFRAASLLDIKLETGRTHQIRVHMAAHRHPCVGDLTYGADPTVAKRLGLTRQWLHAVRLGFEHPSDGQWVEFESTYPADLQHALDVIRAESE; encoded by the coding sequence GTGAGTACGATTCCCGAGATCCGCACCCTGCCCGTTCCCGATGGCCTCGAGGGCGAGCGCGTCGACGCCGCCATCGCCCGTATGTTCGGATTTTCCCGGACGAAGGCGGCCGATCTCGCGGCCGCGGGGAAGGTGTCGGTCGACGGCAGTGTCGTCGGGAAGTCCGAGCGTGTACACGGTGGCGCCTGGCTCGAAGTCGAGATGCCCGAGCCGCCGCGGCCGGTCGAGGTCGTCGCCGAGCCCGTCCCGGGCATGGAGATCGTCCACGACGACGACGACATCGTCGTCATCATGAAGCCGGTGGGCGTCGCCGCCCACCCGAGCCCCGGCTGGACGGGCACCACCGTCATCGGCGGCCTCGCCGCGGCCGGCTACCGCATCTCCACCTCCGGCGCCTCCGAGCGCCAGGGCATCGTGCACCGCCTCGACGTCGGCACGTCCGGCCTGATGACCGTCGCGAAGTCGGAGCGGGCGTACACCTCCCTGAAGAACCAGTTCCGCGAGCGGGTCGTGGACAAGCGCTACCACGCGCTGGTGCAGGGCCACCCGGACCCGATGAGCGGCACGATCGACGCGCCGATCGGCCGCCACCCGAGCGCCGACTACAAGTGGGCCGTGACCCAGGAGGGCAAGCCCTCCGTCACCCACTACGACCTGATCGAGGCCTTCCGCGCCGCCTCGCTGCTGGACATCAAGCTGGAGACCGGGCGTACGCACCAGATCCGCGTGCACATGGCCGCGCACCGGCACCCGTGCGTCGGCGACCTGACCTACGGCGCCGACCCGACGGTGGCCAAGCGGCTGGGGCTGACCCGGCAGTGGCTGCACGCGGTGCGGCTCGGCTTCGAGCACCCCTCGGACGGGCAGTGGGTGGAGTTCGAGAGCACCTACCCGGCCGACCTCCAGCACGCGCTGGACGTGATCCGGGCGGAGAGCGAGTGA
- a CDS encoding response regulator transcription factor: MSTLNRHRILVVDDEPEVRAAVEDGLAVEGYEVRGAADGLAALSEVAAWEPDAVVLDVMMPVLDGLGVCRQLRAMGDRTPVLVLTALGSVSERVDGLEAGADDYLVKPFALDELVARVRALLRRAAPEPAGAAAPAFADLVLDPVTRTGRRGGRPLEFSRTEAALLELLLRHPGQVLPRELILELVWGRDFGPDSNSLAVYVGYLRRKLEAGGEPRLVHTVHGVGYRLDTA, translated from the coding sequence ATGAGCACCCTGAACAGGCATCGGATTCTGGTGGTGGACGACGAGCCCGAGGTACGGGCCGCCGTGGAGGACGGCCTGGCCGTCGAGGGGTACGAGGTGCGGGGAGCGGCGGACGGGCTGGCCGCCCTGTCCGAGGTGGCGGCCTGGGAGCCCGACGCCGTCGTCCTGGACGTGATGATGCCGGTGCTCGACGGGCTGGGGGTGTGCCGGCAGCTGCGCGCGATGGGCGACCGGACGCCCGTACTCGTCCTGACCGCGCTCGGCTCGGTCAGCGAACGCGTCGACGGGCTGGAGGCGGGCGCCGACGACTACCTGGTCAAGCCCTTCGCGCTGGACGAGCTGGTCGCGCGGGTACGGGCGCTGCTGCGGCGGGCCGCGCCCGAGCCCGCGGGCGCCGCCGCGCCGGCCTTCGCCGACCTGGTGCTGGACCCGGTGACCCGGACCGGGCGGCGCGGCGGCCGGCCGCTGGAGTTCAGCCGGACCGAGGCCGCCCTGCTGGAGCTGCTCCTGCGCCACCCCGGCCAGGTGCTGCCGCGCGAGCTGATCCTGGAGCTGGTGTGGGGGCGGGACTTCGGGCCGGACTCGAACTCGCTGGCCGTGTACGTGGGCTACCTGCGCCGGAAGCTGGAGGCCGGGGGCGAGCCGCGGCTGGTCCACACCGTGCACGGGGTCGGCTACCGGCTGGACACGGCATGA